One Choloepus didactylus isolate mChoDid1 chromosome 8, mChoDid1.pri, whole genome shotgun sequence DNA window includes the following coding sequences:
- the NANOG gene encoding homeobox protein NANOG has translation MSVDLASPQSLPCPETDNSRESSPMPEIYEAEKNYASLQMSSAEVHQPETVSPLPSSVDLLIQDSPDSSTSPKVKLPMSGGKSAGRKEDEGQVKKQKIRTVFSQTQLCILNDRFQKQKYLSLQQMQELSNILNLSYKQVKTWFQNQRMKCKKWQKNTNWSKNGNSVIQKGSAPTEFPGLYSSYPQGCLANTSGNFPMWSNQTWNSPIWSSHSWSSQHWYTQAWNNNPVWNNQFQNSGEESLQLQVQFQQNSPASDLEATLGSAGENHNVIEQAAKYFSTLHTMDLFPNYFMNTQPEDV, from the exons ATGAGCGTGGATCTAGCTTCTCCCCAAAGCCTGCCTTGCCCTGAAACAGACAATTCTCGTGAGTCTTCACCAATGCCGGAGATTTATGAGGCTGAAAAAAACTATGCATCCTTGCAAATGTCGTCTGCTGAGGTGCACCAGCCAGAGACAG tctctcctcttccttcctctgtgGATCTGCTTATTCAGGATAGCCCCGACTCTTCCACCAGTCCCAAAGTAAAACTACCCATGTCTGGAGGGAAGAGcgcagggaggaaggaagatgagggccaggtgaagaaacagaagatcagaACCGTGTTCTCTCAGACCCAGCTGTGTATACTCAATGATAgatttcaaaaacagaaatacCTCAGTCTCCAGCAGATGCAAGAACTTTCCAACATTCTgaacctcagctacaaacag GTTAAGACCTGGTTCCAGAACCAGAGAATGAAATGTAAGAAGTGGCAGAAAAACACCAACTGGTCAAAGAATGGCAACAGTGTGATCCAG AAGGGCTCAGCACCTACAGAATTCCCAGGACTCTACTCTTCCTATCCCCAAGGTTGCTTGGCGAACACTTCCGGTAACTTCCCCATGTGGAGCAATCAGACCTGGAACAGTCCAATTTGGAGCAGCCATTCCTGGAGCAGCCAGCACTGGTACACCCAAGCCTGGAATAATAACCCAGTCTGGAACAATCAGTTCCAGAACAGTGGAGAGGAATCCCTGCAGCTCCAGGTCCAattccagcaaaattctcctgcCAGTGATTTGGAGGCCACCTTGGGAAGTGCTGGGGAAAACCATAATGTAATAGAGCAAGCTGCTAAATATTTTAGTACCCTACACACCATGGATTTATTCCCAAATTACTTCATGAATACCCAGCCTGAAGATGTATGA